In a genomic window of Macadamia integrifolia cultivar HAES 741 unplaced genomic scaffold, SCU_Mint_v3 scaffold1051, whole genome shotgun sequence:
- the LOC122062492 gene encoding uncharacterized protein LOC122062492, whose protein sequence is MASSLLSLPLVLHSSLCSYSALSKLSASKTPRKPNHPFLLKRDSTSSLPLSTSQPNGVLGFPNAKINRVSNRGLNSICFYDAKDESKNSFQGKETGLDWPILKRWNVPWEWQTVSLSMFACAISFVLTGFIEAAVLPYLGFQIGELSLDEKAELLFVDQAIVTAIVLGVIYGFTNTFQPLPDDIFRYELKDPFNLQKGWLLWAGFGLVGALLAVALTGAAMALFSGESPQRETDALIRLLPLIGSSSISTGCLVGITGVLAPLLEETVFRGFLMVSLTKWFPTPISALLSAVLFSIAHLTPGEFPQLFVLGTALGLSYAQTRNLLTPITIHALWNSGVILILTFLQLNGYDIRELLQAY, encoded by the exons ATGGCTTCATCACTTCTATCTCTACCTCTTGTACTCCATTCTTCTCTTTGCAGTTACTCTGCCCTTTCGAAGCTATCTGCATCGAAAACCCCTAGGAAACCAAACCACCCATTTCTCCTCAAAAGAGACTCAACTTCTAGTCTTCCTTTATCGACATCCCAGCCCAACGGAGTTCTAGGGTTTCCTAATGCGAAGATAAATAGAGTCTCCAATAGAGGACTTAATTCCATCTGCTTTTACGACGCAAAAGACGAATCCAAGAACAGTTTCCAAGGAAAG GAAACTGGACTGGACTGGCCAATCCTCAAGCGGTGGAACGTGCCTTGGGAATGGCAAACGGTTAGCCTCAGCATGTTTGCATGTGCGATAAG TTTTGTTTTGACAGGATTCATAGAAGCAGCAGTTTTACCATATCTGGGTTTTCAGATTGGAGAGCTAAGTTTAGATGAGAAGGCTGAGCTACTTTTTGTGGATCAGGC CATAGTGACTGCAATTGTGCTCGGAGTAATATATGGTTTTACAAACACCTTCCAGCCTCTTCCAGATGACATTTTCCGCTATG AATTGAAGGACCCTTTCAATCTACAGAAGGGTTGGCTTCTATGGGCAGGATTTGGTCTTGTTGGTGCCCTTCTTGCTGTTGCATTAACCGGGGCTGCCATGGCCTTATTTAGTGGCGAGAGCCCACAAAGAGAG aCAGATGCTCTTATTCGCTTGCTGCCATTGATTGGGTCATCAAGTATCAG cacTGGTTGCCTAGTAGGAATAACTGGTGTTTTGGCTCCACTGCTTGAGGAGACTGTGTTTCGTGGGTTTCTGATGGTGTCACTTACTAAGTG GTTCCCAACACCAATATCTGCTCTTTTAAGTGCTGTGTTATTTTCCATTGCTCATCTCACTCCTGGAGAGTTTCCTCAGCTGTTTGTGCTTG GCACTGCATTGGGACTCTCATACGCACAAACTCGCAATCTTCTAACCCCTATCACCATACATGCACTCTGGAACTCAGGGGTGATCCTGATTCTCACCTTTCTTCAG CTAAATGGATATGATATCAGGGAACTGTTGCAAGCATACTGA